One Gemmatimonadota bacterium genomic window carries:
- a CDS encoding S9 family peptidase, which translates to MLSLLAHPRRLAIVAIAAALATLPVRAQGALTIDQVMSPPFPTNLTASGERLAWTLNERGQRNIYVAEGPAFTARRLTNYQVDDGQELSAVTVSPDGRWVVYVRGGDFGSNWDDALPVNPTGTPMPQKVEMWAAPFAGGTPISLGDGLNPVISPKGDVVVFERGRQLWSIAIDGSTPARKLFEQRGSAGEAQFSPDGSRIAFVSSRGDHAYIAIYIDERTPIQYLAPTTNRDGSPRWSPDGTRIVFVRRPGAGGPPPADIEIQPNPWAIWVADVRTGEARERWRSERSLRGSVPSTHGGTNLHWAAGDRIVFMSMQDNWSHLYSMTAGGSDTPILLTPGDHIAEHVMLSADRRHVLYSGNTGSTPGDIDRRHVVRAAVDRVELEVITPGTGLEWTPVPLASGRMAAIGATAQRPPVPYVSETSVGAARTWMGADRVPAEFDANRFVTPKQVVYTSPDGMKVYAQLFEPAGGAGVRRPAVVYVHGGPPRQMLLGWHYGDYYWNAYAMNQYLASRGFVVLSVNYRLGIGYGHDFQRPPKAGIAGASEYIDVKAAGEWLRRQPGVDPARIGIYGGSYGGYLTALALGRNSNLFAAGVDVHGVHDMTSEGGSRFGGSAWRFERPSTTVDAMGKLAWESSPVSSVSTWRSPVLFIHADDDRNVRFSQTVDLVQRLRARGVELEEITIVDDTHHFMQHANQKRVNVAVAAYLEKKLKPTM; encoded by the coding sequence ATGCTCTCCCTCCTCGCCCACCCCCGGCGCCTCGCCATCGTCGCAATCGCCGCCGCGCTCGCCACCCTCCCGGTGCGCGCCCAGGGCGCCCTCACCATCGACCAGGTGATGAGCCCCCCGTTCCCCACCAACCTCACGGCCTCGGGGGAGCGCCTGGCCTGGACCCTCAACGAGCGCGGCCAGCGCAACATCTATGTCGCGGAAGGCCCCGCCTTCACGGCGCGACGGCTAACAAACTATCAAGTGGATGATGGCCAGGAACTCTCGGCCGTCACCGTCTCACCCGACGGGCGATGGGTGGTCTACGTGCGCGGCGGCGACTTCGGCTCCAACTGGGACGACGCCCTCCCGGTGAATCCCACCGGCACGCCGATGCCGCAAAAGGTGGAGATGTGGGCGGCACCGTTTGCGGGAGGCACCCCCATCTCGCTCGGCGACGGTCTCAATCCGGTCATTTCGCCGAAGGGGGACGTGGTGGTCTTCGAGCGCGGACGCCAGCTCTGGAGCATCGCGATCGATGGAAGCACGCCGGCGCGCAAGCTGTTCGAGCAGCGGGGCAGCGCGGGGGAAGCGCAGTTCTCGCCGGACGGCAGCCGCATCGCCTTCGTGTCGAGCCGCGGGGACCACGCGTACATCGCCATCTATATAGATGAGCGGACACCGATCCAGTACCTGGCGCCCACGACCAACCGGGACGGCAGCCCGCGCTGGTCGCCGGACGGGACGCGGATCGTATTCGTGCGGCGCCCGGGGGCCGGCGGGCCGCCACCCGCGGACATCGAGATCCAGCCGAACCCATGGGCCATCTGGGTCGCCGATGTTCGCACGGGCGAAGCGCGTGAGCGCTGGCGGAGCGAACGGTCGCTGCGCGGGAGTGTGCCGAGCACGCATGGCGGGACGAACCTGCACTGGGCGGCCGGTGATCGCATCGTCTTCATGTCGATGCAGGACAACTGGTCGCATCTCTACTCGATGACGGCTGGCGGGAGCGACACGCCGATCCTCCTCACGCCGGGGGATCATATCGCCGAGCATGTGATGTTGAGTGCGGATCGTCGCCATGTGCTGTACTCGGGGAACACCGGGTCTACGCCGGGTGACATCGATCGTCGCCATGTGGTGCGCGCGGCGGTCGACCGGGTGGAACTTGAGGTGATCACTCCCGGGACGGGATTGGAGTGGACGCCGGTGCCGCTCGCTTCAGGGCGAATGGCCGCCATTGGGGCGACCGCGCAGCGTCCCCCGGTGCCCTACGTCTCCGAAACATCCGTCGGGGCGGCGCGCACCTGGATGGGGGCGGACCGAGTGCCGGCGGAGTTCGATGCCAACCGCTTCGTGACGCCGAAGCAGGTCGTCTATACGTCACCGGATGGGATGAAGGTCTACGCGCAGCTCTTCGAGCCGGCGGGAGGTGCCGGCGTGCGGCGCCCGGCAGTTGTCTACGTGCACGGCGGGCCCCCGCGCCAGATGCTGCTGGGATGGCACTACGGTGACTACTACTGGAATGCCTATGCGATGAACCAGTACCTCGCGTCGCGCGGCTTCGTGGTGCTCTCGGTGAACTACCGGCTCGGCATTGGCTACGGCCATGACTTCCAGCGGCCGCCGAAGGCAGGGATCGCGGGGGCGAGCGAGTACATCGACGTGAAGGCCGCCGGGGAGTGGCTCCGACGCCAGCCCGGGGTGGACCCGGCACGGATCGGGATCTACGGCGGAAGTTACGGCGGGTACCTCACCGCACTCGCGTTAGGCAGGAACTCCAACCTCTTCGCCGCCGGTGTGGACGTGCATGGCGTGCACGACATGACCAGCGAGGGGGGGAGCCGCTTCGGCGGGAGCGCCTGGCGTTTCGAGCGCCCCTCGACCACGGTCGACGCGATGGGCAAGCTCGCCTGGGAGAGCTCCCCGGTGAGCAGCGTGAGCACGTGGCGGTCACCAGTGCTGTTCATCCATGCCGACGACGACCGCAATGTGCGCTTCAGCCAGACGGTGGACCTGGTGCAGCGGCTGCGTGCGCGTGGGGTGGAGCTGGAGGAGATCACAATCGTGGATGACACGCACCACTTCATGCAGCACGCCAACCAGAAGCGGGTGAACGTGGCGGTGGCGGCGTACCTGGAGAAGAAGCTGAAGCCGACGATGTGA
- a CDS encoding AsnC family protein: MRLAPLDLVVALRLLQGDATYQRLAQELGVASSQVHQAVERLRMAQLLHPDSKRVNRLALEEFLLHGARYAFPAVLAASARGVPTAHAAEALSSVFGTSDPYVWPSPDGEMMGQALEPLYHGAPGLRERSPETYRLLTLFDAFRVGQARERNAARELLRQAIKSPSVAA; the protein is encoded by the coding sequence ATGCGACTAGCCCCCCTCGACCTCGTCGTCGCGCTTCGCCTTCTGCAGGGTGACGCGACCTACCAGCGCCTCGCGCAGGAACTCGGCGTCGCGTCAAGCCAGGTCCATCAGGCCGTGGAGCGACTCCGTATGGCACAGCTCCTTCATCCGGATTCCAAGCGGGTCAATCGACTCGCCCTGGAGGAGTTCCTGCTGCATGGCGCCCGCTACGCCTTTCCTGCGGTCCTCGCGGCATCGGCGCGGGGCGTCCCGACGGCGCACGCCGCCGAGGCACTGTCGTCCGTCTTCGGCACGAGCGACCCCTATGTCTGGCCCTCGCCCGACGGCGAGATGATGGGGCAGGCACTTGAACCGCTGTATCACGGTGCGCCGGGGCTTCGCGAGCGCTCGCCCGAGACGTACCGGCTCCTCACCCTGTTCGACGCGTTCCGCGTGGGTCAAGCGCGGGAGCGCAACGCGGCGCGCGAGCTGTTGCGCCAGGCGATCAAGTCGCCATCGGTCGCCGCGTGA